The following proteins are encoded in a genomic region of Sulfurovum indicum:
- the obgE gene encoding GTPase ObgE — MFVDSVELTISSGKGGAGAISFWTEKFVIKGGPDGGDGGRGGSVFFKVDNNTDTLSGLRGRNHIKAENGRPGEGRKRYGRKGEDVTITVPPGTVVIDMETGEELLDLVEEGTVVKFLEGGKGGLGNMHFKSSTNQRPTYAQPGLPGITKHVRLEMKLIADVGLVGYPNVGKSTLISTLSNARPEVANYEFTTLTPKLGVVHIGDYDSFMMADIPGIIEGASDGRGLGLEFLKHIERTKTLLLMIDAANYREMKYQYKTLLVELERYSEILATRKHAVAITKIDALSQDEVNTLTEQFFKDIDLTPNDTLGKYNADMDYISYGFKTDFGVKLPEKKPLFVMPVSSVAHINTEALRYALGDFIKNVEAENKEV; from the coding sequence GAGCTGACGATCAGTTCCGGTAAAGGTGGTGCAGGTGCCATTTCGTTCTGGACAGAAAAATTTGTGATAAAAGGTGGTCCGGACGGAGGTGACGGGGGTCGCGGCGGTTCAGTATTCTTTAAGGTGGACAACAACACAGACACGCTCTCCGGACTGCGGGGAAGAAACCATATCAAAGCTGAGAATGGTCGTCCTGGTGAAGGGCGTAAACGTTACGGAAGAAAAGGTGAGGATGTTACCATTACAGTTCCCCCTGGTACAGTAGTGATCGATATGGAGACAGGAGAAGAGTTGCTTGACCTGGTGGAAGAGGGCACAGTGGTAAAATTTCTTGAAGGCGGGAAGGGTGGTCTTGGCAATATGCACTTTAAAAGCTCGACGAACCAAAGACCTACCTATGCCCAGCCAGGCCTTCCGGGTATTACCAAACATGTCAGACTGGAGATGAAACTTATTGCAGATGTAGGGCTTGTAGGGTATCCGAATGTGGGTAAATCAACGCTTATTTCAACACTTTCCAATGCAAGACCGGAAGTAGCCAACTATGAATTCACAACATTGACACCAAAGCTTGGAGTGGTGCACATTGGTGATTATGATTCCTTTATGATGGCGGATATCCCGGGGATAATTGAAGGAGCGAGTGACGGACGAGGGTTGGGATTGGAGTTTCTTAAACATATTGAGCGTACCAAGACGCTGCTTTTAATGATTGATGCAGCAAACTATAGAGAGATGAAATATCAGTATAAGACACTTTTGGTGGAACTGGAGCGCTATTCAGAGATTTTGGCAACTCGTAAGCATGCTGTTGCCATAACCAAGATCGATGCATTATCACAGGATGAAGTGAATACCTTGACAGAACAATTTTTTAAAGATATTGATCTCACTCCCAATGATACACTTGGAAAGTATAATGCCGATATGGACTATATCAGTTATGGTTTCAAGACAGACTTTGGTGTGAAGCTTCCTGAAAAAAAGCCTCTGTTTGTAATGCCAGTCTCTTCCGTTGCCCATATTAATACAGAGGCATTACGTTATGCTTTGGGGGACTTTATTAAAAATGTTGAAGCAGAGAACAAGGAAGTATAG
- the proB gene encoding glutamate 5-kinase, translating to MVRLVIKVGSHVLTENSTIVKERMMALVKFVSELKEYNYEVILVSSGAVAAGYTLLPLDRSSVANRQALAAIGQPLLLKMYQEKFAKFGFLCSQILLSADVFDSRKATAYAKVAIDTLLANGVVPIINENDTVSIEELVFGDNDRLSAHVTHYFDAQMLVILSDIDAFYNKDPNCYGDAVRRPVVTHISAEELAAEHTPNNEFATGGIVTKLQSADFLMKHGREMFLASGFDLSDARSFLLEKVHKGGTLFKSPNK from the coding sequence ATAGTGCGTCTGGTTATTAAAGTCGGTTCTCATGTCCTTACAGAAAACAGTACTATTGTCAAAGAGCGTATGATGGCACTGGTCAAGTTTGTCTCTGAGCTTAAAGAGTATAACTATGAAGTGATACTTGTCAGTTCCGGTGCGGTGGCAGCAGGATATACACTGTTGCCACTGGATAGAAGTTCGGTAGCAAACAGGCAGGCTTTGGCTGCGATCGGTCAGCCGTTACTGTTGAAAATGTATCAGGAGAAGTTTGCAAAATTCGGTTTTCTCTGTTCCCAGATACTTTTGAGTGCAGATGTTTTTGACTCACGCAAAGCAACGGCATATGCCAAAGTGGCGATCGATACTCTGCTTGCAAACGGTGTAGTACCTATTATTAATGAAAATGATACAGTGAGTATCGAAGAGCTGGTTTTTGGTGACAACGACAGGCTTTCTGCGCATGTAACACACTATTTTGATGCACAGATGCTGGTGATCCTCTCAGATATCGATGCATTCTATAATAAAGATCCGAACTGTTACGGTGATGCTGTACGGCGTCCTGTAGTTACTCATATCAGTGCAGAGGAACTTGCTGCTGAGCATACACCCAACAATGAGTTTGCCACAGGTGGTATCGTAACTAAATTGCAATCGGCAGACTTTTTGATGAAACATGGCAGAGAGATGTTCCTCGCAAGCGGATTTGACCTTAGTGATGCAAGATCTTTCCTGTTGGAAAAAGTACATAAAGGCGGTACACTGTTCAAGTCGCCCAATAAATGA
- the fmt gene encoding methionyl-tRNA formyltransferase, which produces MNKKIVYMGTPHYAQEILGTLIQSEDMDVILVITQPDRPVGRKKVMTPPPVKELATEHSIEVLQPNRLSDAGIEEAIRHVKPDFIVVAAFGQLLPRSILDIAPCINLHASLLPQYRGASPVQQSLLNGDKVTGVTSMLMEEGLDTGPILEKIIFEIPRDMRLHALMEQLTKDACTLTLSTLRNFENITPQPQDGSKATLCKKIRKSDGEVDFSDAEEVYNKYRAFEGWPGIFAANGTKFDNVTLLERDIAHTPFEILSFEGDEVIVGCGKGSLKIGTLQPVSKKPMSAKAYSVGRGLKVGDHLLNGEIS; this is translated from the coding sequence TTGAATAAAAAAATTGTCTATATGGGTACGCCCCATTATGCTCAAGAGATACTAGGGACTTTGATACAGTCTGAAGATATGGATGTGATATTGGTGATTACACAGCCTGACAGACCTGTAGGACGTAAAAAGGTTATGACACCACCGCCGGTAAAAGAGTTGGCAACGGAACATAGTATTGAAGTACTGCAGCCTAATCGCCTGAGTGATGCGGGGATCGAAGAGGCGATCAGGCATGTAAAACCGGACTTCATTGTTGTGGCTGCATTTGGCCAGCTTTTGCCCAGATCCATTCTTGACATTGCTCCGTGCATTAATCTGCATGCTTCATTGCTGCCACAGTATCGCGGTGCATCACCGGTACAACAGTCTCTACTTAATGGTGATAAAGTGACCGGAGTCACTTCTATGCTGATGGAAGAGGGGCTGGATACGGGACCAATACTGGAAAAAATTATTTTTGAGATTCCCCGGGATATGCGTCTGCATGCACTGATGGAGCAGCTTACCAAAGATGCCTGTACCCTGACACTCTCTACACTGAGAAACTTTGAAAATATCACACCACAACCTCAGGATGGATCCAAAGCAACACTTTGTAAGAAGATCCGAAAGAGTGATGGAGAGGTTGACTTTTCCGATGCGGAGGAAGTTTATAATAAATACAGAGCATTTGAAGGCTGGCCCGGAATCTTTGCTGCCAACGGTACGAAATTTGACAATGTGACGTTGCTGGAAAGAGATATAGCACATACCCCTTTTGAGATTTTGTCTTTTGAAGGAGATGAAGTGATCGTAGGGTGTGGAAAAGGAAGTTTGAAGATCGGTACGCTGCAGCCTGTTTCCAAAAAACCGATGAGCGCCAAAGCTTACAGTGTGGGAAGGGGGTTGAAAGTTGGAGATCATCTGTTGAATGGAGAAATATCTTGA
- a CDS encoding biotin--[acetyl-CoA-carboxylase] ligase: MKGPQDTMLTPGKAVQSPHLTSHMENFDILSFPKLASTQKYLVEALREKKLQPPAAVVTEEQYAGVGSRENSWEGERGSFFASIALHIADLPEDLPLSSASIYFSFLMKEILLDYNEKVWLKWPNDLYVDENKIGGTITQKVKDILVCGIGINLKKTQSGYSALQSDVSPDILLKLYLEKLNKFPKWKQVFSEYQVEFEQNRKFFAHIKNIRKSLSEALLCEDGSLLIEGERVYSLR; this comes from the coding sequence TTGAAGGGCCCTCAAGATACAATGCTGACGCCGGGTAAAGCTGTGCAGTCGCCTCATCTGACCAGTCACATGGAAAACTTTGATATCCTTTCTTTTCCAAAACTTGCCTCAACACAAAAGTATCTTGTTGAGGCACTCAGGGAAAAGAAGCTTCAGCCTCCTGCTGCAGTAGTCACGGAAGAACAGTATGCAGGAGTGGGAAGCAGAGAGAACAGCTGGGAAGGAGAAAGAGGCAGTTTTTTTGCTTCGATTGCTCTTCATATTGCAGATCTGCCTGAAGATCTTCCTCTCTCTTCAGCCTCCATATATTTTTCTTTTCTTATGAAAGAAATACTCTTGGATTATAATGAAAAAGTATGGCTTAAATGGCCTAACGATCTTTATGTAGATGAAAATAAAATCGGTGGTACGATCACTCAAAAAGTAAAAGATATTTTAGTATGCGGCATAGGGATTAATTTAAAGAAAACACAAAGTGGCTACAGTGCCTTACAGTCCGATGTTTCACCTGATATTTTACTCAAACTGTACCTTGAAAAGCTTAATAAGTTTCCAAAATGGAAGCAGGTTTTTAGTGAGTATCAGGTAGAATTTGAACAGAATAGAAAGTTTTTTGCACATATAAAAAACATCAGGAAGAGCCTTTCTGAAGCACTTTTGTGCGAGGATGGCTCTTTACTTATCGAGGGGGAGAGGGTATATAGTTTACGATGA
- a CDS encoding ParA family protein yields MSEIISIANQKGGVGKTTTAVNLAASLAEKGKKVLLLDIDPQSNATTSLGFSRSDYEYNIYHVLIGSKKLSEVVLKTQIKKLDLAPSNIGLVGIEKEFYNPKKKNRELVLKEKISEVSKKYDFIIIDSPPALGPITINALSASDSVIIPIQCEFFALEGLAQLLNTVSLLKKTINPKLKIKGFLPTMYSKQNNLSKQVLADLSHHFKDKLFHIKKNSKECIVVPRNVKIAESPSFGKPVTDYATSSKGSLAYRDLATVIARG; encoded by the coding sequence ATGAGTGAAATAATCAGCATAGCCAACCAAAAAGGTGGCGTAGGAAAGACAACCACTGCAGTCAACCTGGCAGCCTCATTGGCTGAAAAAGGTAAAAAAGTACTGCTTCTTGATATAGATCCGCAATCAAATGCAACGACCAGTCTGGGATTCAGCAGAAGTGACTATGAGTACAATATTTATCATGTACTTATCGGAAGTAAAAAACTTTCTGAAGTTGTACTTAAGACACAGATAAAGAAGCTTGATCTTGCACCGTCGAACATTGGTCTGGTCGGGATAGAAAAAGAGTTCTATAATCCAAAAAAGAAAAACCGGGAATTGGTGCTCAAAGAGAAGATCAGTGAGGTCTCCAAAAAGTATGATTTTATTATTATTGACTCTCCTCCTGCATTGGGACCGATCACTATTAATGCCTTGAGCGCATCTGATTCTGTTATCATTCCGATCCAGTGTGAGTTCTTTGCACTGGAAGGACTGGCACAACTTTTAAATACAGTAAGCCTTTTGAAAAAGACTATCAACCCGAAACTGAAGATCAAAGGTTTTCTGCCGACAATGTACTCCAAGCAGAACAACCTCTCCAAGCAGGTATTGGCAGACCTTTCCCATCACTTTAAAGATAAGCTCTTTCATATTAAAAAGAACTCCAAGGAGTGTATCGTCGTTCCACGCAATGTGAAAATCGCAGAGTCCCCGAGCTTTGGAAAACCTGTAACAGACTATGCAACGAGCTCAAAGGGTTCACTCGCCTACAGAGATCTTGCTACTGTGATCGCAAGAGGTTAA
- a CDS encoding ParB/RepB/Spo0J family partition protein — MALGRGLGDILSEVEEAYEKDLSGIDSFELEAQGARVEELEVNSISPNPFQPRKHFDEKALKELSSSIKEHGLLQPIVVIEKGEGYLLVAGERRLRAHKLAKIPTIKAIVANVNIDELRLRELALIENIQRENLNAIELANSYSELIEVHKITHDELSEIVHKSRSQITNTIRLLSLSDYAKKQLANGKISQGHAKVLVGLDEKKQKVIIDSIIGQKLSVRDVEKLVKNNKHKSVSKTPAKASLLENAAEDIEAVLPFKHKLKSKSIEIYFENAQEVANFLTFLKNR; from the coding sequence ATGGCTCTTGGTAGAGGACTGGGAGATATTCTCTCTGAAGTAGAGGAAGCATACGAGAAGGATCTGAGCGGTATCGACAGTTTTGAACTGGAGGCACAGGGGGCACGTGTTGAAGAGTTGGAGGTCAATTCGATCTCACCCAACCCTTTCCAGCCGCGTAAACACTTTGACGAAAAAGCTCTCAAAGAGCTGAGCAGTTCGATTAAAGAGCACGGTCTCCTCCAGCCCATTGTAGTGATCGAAAAAGGGGAAGGGTATCTTCTTGTCGCAGGAGAGCGTCGTCTTCGTGCCCACAAACTGGCAAAAATCCCCACGATTAAAGCTATCGTTGCCAATGTAAATATTGATGAACTACGTCTGCGGGAATTGGCACTTATAGAAAATATCCAGCGTGAGAATCTTAATGCAATAGAGCTGGCAAACTCTTATTCAGAACTGATAGAAGTACATAAGATCACGCATGATGAACTCTCAGAGATTGTGCATAAAAGTCGTTCACAGATTACCAATACCATACGACTTCTATCACTAAGTGACTATGCCAAAAAGCAACTGGCCAATGGAAAAATATCGCAGGGACATGCTAAAGTACTGGTAGGACTTGATGAAAAAAAACAGAAGGTCATTATTGACTCAATTATAGGACAGAAACTGAGTGTTCGTGATGTAGAGAAACTGGTTAAGAACAACAAGCACAAAAGTGTATCAAAAACACCAGCCAAGGCTTCACTGCTTGAAAACGCTGCCGAGGATATAGAGGCAGTATTGCCCTTTAAACATAAGCTCAAATCCAAAAGTATAGAGATATATTTCGAAAATGCCCAAGAGGTTGCAAACTTTCTCACATTCCTAAAAAATCGTTAA
- a CDS encoding FoF1 ATP synthase subunit B', which yields MLDIHLPLMLFVLALFLTLLVVLNRMLFQPLLKFMDDRDRSIAKDLEAAKGLSGNSDELNAKAEENLSKAKSEAAAIRQKAIEEEKALAASKVETKQAELDKAYAEFTEKLASEKENLKNELLSQMPLFKESLKAKFSKL from the coding sequence ATGCTTGACATACATTTACCATTGATGTTGTTCGTCCTGGCGTTGTTCCTGACCCTTCTTGTCGTTTTAAATCGTATGCTGTTTCAACCGTTGTTGAAATTCATGGACGATCGTGATCGTTCCATTGCAAAAGATTTGGAAGCGGCAAAGGGCTTGAGCGGCAACAGCGATGAACTCAATGCCAAAGCGGAAGAGAACCTTAGCAAGGCTAAGAGTGAAGCTGCTGCGATCAGACAGAAAGCCATTGAAGAAGAGAAAGCTTTGGCGGCAAGTAAAGTCGAAACAAAACAAGCCGAGTTGGATAAGGCGTACGCAGAGTTCACTGAGAAGCTGGCTTCAGAGAAAGAGAATCTTAAAAATGAGCTTCTTTCCCAAATGCCTCTTTTCAAAGAGAGCCTCAAAGCTAAGTTCAGCAAGTTATAG
- a CDS encoding F0F1 ATP synthase subunit B, translating into MKKVLLVSLLVLPALLLASSGHGEEASRYFAQTGRESDFWPRVINFTIFAALLWYLLANPIKNFFVGRKEGIASQLKEIEEKLQAAKDEKKEAQARLDESVKKAEQIIEDAKKEAAILAQKIAEANAQELEVMEKQYAEKIALEERKASREAIDEVLSENITTDDIMLDQAKVVDIISKKVA; encoded by the coding sequence ATGAAAAAAGTTTTACTGGTATCTCTGCTTGTCCTGCCTGCGCTTCTTTTGGCAAGTAGTGGACATGGAGAGGAAGCGAGCCGTTATTTCGCACAGACAGGAAGGGAGAGTGACTTCTGGCCGAGAGTGATCAACTTCACGATCTTTGCGGCACTGCTCTGGTATCTTCTTGCCAATCCTATCAAGAACTTCTTTGTAGGAAGAAAAGAGGGGATCGCATCTCAGCTTAAAGAGATAGAAGAGAAGCTTCAGGCTGCCAAAGATGAGAAAAAAGAGGCTCAGGCTCGTTTGGATGAAAGTGTGAAAAAAGCGGAGCAGATCATAGAAGATGCAAAAAAAGAGGCAGCTATACTGGCTCAGAAGATCGCTGAAGCAAATGCTCAAGAGTTGGAAGTGATGGAGAAGCAGTATGCTGAGAAGATTGCACTTGAGGAACGTAAAGCCTCAAGAGAAGCGATCGACGAAGTATTGAGTGAAAACATTACAACTGACGACATTATGCTTGATCAGGCTAAAGTGGTCGACATTATTTCTAAGAAGGTGGCATAA
- a CDS encoding F0F1 ATP synthase subunit delta, translating into MEELIAKRYASALSSASKDVASDSKILNILTEAISNDEVMTALTSPIVSAEKKTEMILSALGDEADKVLVNFIKILGENKRLDLIPAIAKVLNADLQKASNKYEGVLKSNKKLDKEELKKLEETLTSYTGSKIKLKQEKTDLDGMRVSVDDLGIEVNFSKQRVKEQLIDFIKKSL; encoded by the coding sequence ATGGAAGAGTTAATCGCAAAACGATATGCATCAGCCCTCTCTTCAGCAAGTAAAGATGTTGCTTCTGATTCAAAAATACTGAATATCTTGACAGAGGCCATTTCAAACGATGAAGTAATGACAGCATTGACTTCTCCGATCGTTTCGGCAGAGAAGAAGACTGAGATGATTCTCTCAGCTTTGGGTGATGAGGCAGACAAAGTGTTGGTAAACTTCATAAAGATCCTCGGTGAGAACAAAAGACTTGATCTGATTCCTGCGATCGCGAAAGTACTCAATGCAGACCTGCAAAAAGCATCTAACAAGTATGAAGGTGTACTTAAAAGCAACAAGAAACTGGATAAAGAGGAGTTGAAGAAACTCGAAGAGACACTTACCAGCTATACAGGGTCAAAGATCAAGTTGAAGCAGGAAAAGACAGATCTTGACGGAATGCGTGTTTCAGTGGATGATTTGGGAATTGAGGTTAACTTCTCCAAGCAGAGAGTTAAAGAACAGCTAATTGATTTCATTAAGAAATCTTTGTAG
- the atpA gene encoding F0F1 ATP synthase subunit alpha, with product MAVKLQADEISSIIKERIENFEIDVDINEVGKVVGIADGITTVYGLNNVMAGEVVEFENGAKGLVLNLEEANVGVVVLGSSAGIKEGMSVKRLGTLLKIPVGDSLMGRVINPLGEPLDGKGAVEATEEKFIEEKAPGIMARKSVHEPLQTGIKAIDALVPVGRGQRELIIGDRQTGKTTLAIDTIINQKGQDVVCIYVAIGQKQSTVAATVKKLEEHGAMDYTIVVNAGAADSSALQFLAPYAGVTMAEYFRDNGRHAVIFYDDLSKHAVAYREMSLILRRPPGREAYPGDVFYLHSRLLERAAKLNDDLGAGSITAFPIIETQAGDVAAYIPTNVISITDGQIFLETDLFNSGIRPAINVGLSVSRVGGAAQIKATKQVSGTLRLDLASFRELQAFAQFASDLDDHTRAQLERGQRMVEVLKQGPYSPVPIEKQVVIIFAGANGYLDDIPASSVVKFEAELMPFMEAKYMNVLDAIRNDKKITDETDAELRKAIEDFKASFAA from the coding sequence GTGGCAGTAAAATTGCAAGCAGATGAGATAAGTTCGATCATCAAAGAGAGAATAGAGAACTTTGAGATTGATGTAGACATCAACGAAGTAGGAAAAGTAGTAGGTATCGCAGACGGTATTACAACAGTTTACGGTCTTAACAATGTTATGGCCGGAGAGGTTGTAGAGTTCGAGAATGGTGCAAAAGGACTTGTTCTTAACCTTGAAGAGGCAAATGTCGGTGTCGTTGTATTGGGTAGCAGTGCAGGAATCAAAGAGGGGATGAGTGTTAAAAGACTCGGAACCCTTCTGAAAATACCGGTAGGCGACAGCCTGATGGGCAGAGTAATCAACCCGCTTGGTGAGCCGCTTGACGGAAAAGGTGCTGTAGAGGCAACAGAAGAGAAGTTCATTGAAGAGAAAGCACCGGGGATCATGGCACGTAAGTCCGTACATGAGCCACTTCAAACAGGTATCAAAGCGATCGACGCACTTGTACCGGTTGGTCGAGGACAAAGAGAACTTATCATTGGTGACAGACAGACAGGTAAGACAACTCTGGCGATCGATACGATCATCAACCAAAAAGGACAGGATGTTGTATGTATCTATGTCGCTATCGGTCAAAAGCAGTCAACAGTTGCCGCAACGGTTAAAAAACTTGAAGAGCACGGTGCAATGGATTACACTATCGTAGTCAATGCAGGTGCTGCTGACTCCTCTGCGCTGCAGTTCCTTGCACCATATGCGGGTGTCACTATGGCTGAATACTTCAGAGATAACGGCAGACATGCAGTTATTTTCTATGATGACCTTTCAAAGCATGCGGTTGCATACAGAGAAATGTCTTTGATCCTTAGACGTCCTCCGGGCCGTGAAGCATACCCGGGAGATGTTTTCTATCTACACTCAAGACTGCTTGAGAGAGCTGCGAAACTGAACGATGATCTTGGTGCCGGTTCTATTACGGCATTCCCGATTATTGAAACACAGGCAGGTGACGTTGCCGCGTATATTCCGACAAACGTTATCTCTATTACGGATGGTCAGATCTTCCTTGAAACCGATCTCTTTAACTCAGGTATCAGACCTGCGATCAATGTCGGTCTTTCTGTTTCACGTGTTGGTGGTGCTGCGCAGATCAAAGCAACAAAGCAGGTTTCCGGTACACTAAGACTTGACCTTGCATCGTTTAGAGAGCTTCAGGCGTTCGCACAGTTCGCTTCGGATCTTGATGATCACACAAGAGCACAGCTTGAGAGAGGTCAGAGAATGGTTGAAGTTCTTAAACAGGGACCATACTCTCCAGTACCTATTGAGAAGCAGGTTGTGATCATCTTTGCCGGTGCCAATGGATATCTTGATGATATCCCGGCATCATCAGTAGTGAAGTTTGAGGCGGAACTTATGCCATTTATGGAAGCAAAATATATGAATGTTCTTGATGCGATCAGAAATGACAAGAAGATCACAGATGAGACAGATGCAGAGTTGAGAAAAGCGATCGAAGATTTCAAAGCTTCATTTGCAGCGTAA